From Micromonospora rhizosphaerae, the proteins below share one genomic window:
- a CDS encoding transketolase family protein → MTTTEPELHPDSWHLLMLLDQAPGFAAISQALIELTDEGHPIAVATADLKYSNGLVRFQEKHPERFLQFGISEQNMVSASAGLATTGVLPYTATFASFLALLCCEQIRTDVAYCNQPVRLIGHHAGISLGFYGTSHHATEDLAIMRSIANMTVIAPSDPAQFGAAIRATVNHPGPIYFRASRGRDPIIYEDGCEFELGRAIAHGEGSDLMLIATGSSVHPTLAAAELLRAKGVSVGVLDMHTVKPLDRDAVLAAARARRLMTVEEHNVLGGLGGAVAEVLTEEGVATKLHRHGIKDEYSLIGPPTHLYRHYELDAEGIAQVALRFLDA, encoded by the coding sequence GTGACCACCACCGAACCCGAGCTGCACCCCGACTCCTGGCACCTGCTCATGCTGCTGGACCAGGCGCCCGGGTTCGCCGCCATCTCGCAGGCCCTCATCGAGCTGACCGACGAGGGACACCCGATCGCGGTCGCCACCGCGGACCTGAAGTACTCCAACGGCCTGGTGCGTTTCCAGGAGAAGCACCCGGAGCGGTTCCTGCAGTTCGGCATCTCCGAGCAGAACATGGTGTCGGCGTCGGCCGGCCTGGCGACCACCGGGGTGCTGCCGTACACCGCGACGTTCGCGTCGTTCCTGGCGCTGCTGTGCTGCGAGCAGATCCGGACCGACGTGGCGTACTGCAACCAGCCGGTCCGGCTGATCGGCCACCACGCCGGCATCAGCCTCGGCTTCTACGGCACCTCGCACCACGCCACCGAGGATCTGGCGATCATGCGCAGCATCGCCAACATGACGGTGATCGCACCGTCGGATCCGGCCCAGTTCGGCGCGGCGATCCGCGCCACGGTCAACCACCCCGGACCGATCTACTTCCGCGCCTCGCGCGGCCGCGACCCGATCATCTACGAGGACGGCTGCGAGTTCGAGCTGGGGCGCGCCATCGCGCACGGGGAGGGCAGCGACCTCATGCTGATCGCCACCGGATCGTCGGTCCACCCGACGCTGGCGGCGGCCGAGCTGCTCCGCGCGAAGGGGGTCTCGGTGGGCGTGCTCGACATGCACACCGTGAAGCCGCTGGACCGGGACGCCGTGCTGGCCGCAGCGCGGGCGCGCCGTCTCATGACCGTCGAGGAGCACAACGTGCTCGGCGGGCTGGGCGGTGCGGTCGCCGAGGTGCTCACCGAGGAGGGCGTGGCCACCAAGCTGCACCGGCACGGGATCAAGGACGAGTACAGCCTGATCGGTCCGCCGACCCACCTGTACCGCCACTACGAGCTGGACGCCGAGGGCATCGCGCAGGTCGCGCTGCGCTTCCTGGACGCCTGA
- a CDS encoding transketolase — protein sequence MSAAADDGELIARIKEKALFAREETVRLTGIAKTGHYASAFSCAEILATLYYGGIMRLKPGEPQWKERDRFLFGKGHAAIALYPFLADYGFFDKSVLDEYTRLGNPLGDHPDMRKVPGIDFSSGSLGHALSAGLGMALGGRLNNIDYNVFVLLGDGEQHEGQVWEAALSAAHHRTGNLIAIVDRNEYSLDGKVDDVIGIEPVLDKWQAFGWNTIDIDGHDVPQVLQALRDATAASHDGKPTVIVAHTVKGKGIPYMETEFGWHLGYLHPSDEKLALAHLRSNA from the coding sequence GTGAGTGCAGCAGCCGATGACGGCGAGCTGATCGCCCGCATCAAGGAGAAGGCGCTCTTCGCCCGCGAGGAGACGGTGCGCCTGACCGGCATCGCGAAGACCGGGCACTACGCCTCGGCCTTTTCGTGCGCGGAGATCCTCGCGACGCTCTACTACGGCGGGATCATGCGGCTGAAGCCGGGCGAGCCGCAGTGGAAGGAACGCGACCGCTTCCTGTTCGGCAAGGGCCACGCGGCGATCGCGCTTTACCCCTTCCTCGCCGACTACGGCTTCTTCGACAAGTCGGTGCTCGACGAGTACACCCGGCTCGGCAACCCGCTCGGCGACCACCCGGACATGCGCAAGGTGCCGGGCATCGACTTCAGCTCCGGCTCCCTTGGCCACGCGCTCTCCGCCGGTCTCGGCATGGCCCTCGGCGGCCGGCTCAACAACATCGACTACAACGTGTTCGTCCTGCTCGGCGACGGCGAGCAGCACGAGGGCCAGGTGTGGGAGGCGGCCCTGTCCGCCGCTCACCACCGCACCGGCAACCTCATCGCGATCGTCGACCGCAACGAGTACAGCCTCGACGGCAAGGTCGACGACGTCATCGGCATCGAGCCAGTGCTCGACAAGTGGCAGGCGTTCGGCTGGAACACCATCGACATCGACGGCCACGACGTACCGCAGGTGCTGCAGGCCCTGCGCGACGCAACCGCCGCCAGCCACGACGGCAAGCCGACCGTGATCGTGGCCCACACCGTCAAGGGCAAGGGGATCCCCTACATGGAGACCGAGTTCGGCTGGCATCTCGGCTACCTGCACCCCTCGGACGAGAAACTCGCCCTCGCGCACCTGAGGAGCAACGCGTGA
- a CDS encoding NAD(P)H-quinone oxidoreductase has protein sequence MRAVVFTGAGGNEVIDLVERPDPVPTGNDVRVRVRYAGLNPADAQQRNGIYPAPPGSPADIPGLEVSGVVEAIGESVTTWQPGDRVFGLVGGGGLADRVIVNERHLARVPDSLADADAAAVPEAYMTAHDAIRSQAGLRMGETLLVHGAAGGVGSAAVQIGLAAGARVIGVVRSESSHQAVKALGAEVVHDADFAAEVAELTGGRGADVILELVGAPHFPANLEAIAVRGRIIVVGVGAGSEVQIPLLRLMQKRIRVQGTVLRARPIEQKAEVVRAFEREVLPALASGRVRPVIDQIFPAEQVRSAFDRLEGKGKVGKVLLDFGV, from the coding sequence ATGAGGGCGGTTGTCTTCACCGGGGCCGGCGGCAACGAGGTCATCGACCTCGTCGAGCGGCCGGACCCGGTGCCGACGGGCAACGATGTTCGGGTCCGCGTCCGCTACGCCGGGCTGAACCCGGCCGACGCGCAGCAGCGCAACGGGATCTACCCGGCCCCGCCGGGCAGCCCCGCGGACATTCCCGGGCTCGAGGTGTCGGGCGTCGTCGAGGCCATCGGTGAGTCGGTCACCACGTGGCAGCCCGGCGACCGGGTGTTCGGGCTGGTGGGCGGCGGCGGCCTCGCCGACCGGGTGATCGTCAACGAGCGGCACCTCGCGCGGGTGCCGGACTCGCTGGCGGACGCCGACGCCGCGGCCGTGCCGGAGGCGTACATGACCGCGCACGACGCGATCCGGTCGCAGGCCGGGCTGCGGATGGGCGAGACGCTCCTCGTGCACGGGGCCGCCGGTGGGGTCGGCAGCGCAGCCGTACAGATCGGGCTCGCGGCCGGCGCACGGGTCATCGGCGTCGTCCGCAGCGAGTCGTCGCACCAGGCGGTGAAGGCACTCGGCGCGGAGGTCGTCCACGACGCCGACTTCGCGGCCGAAGTCGCCGAACTCACCGGCGGTCGGGGGGCCGACGTCATCCTGGAACTGGTGGGCGCCCCGCACTTCCCCGCGAACCTCGAGGCGATCGCCGTACGTGGACGGATCATCGTCGTCGGCGTCGGTGCGGGCAGTGAGGTCCAGATTCCCCTGCTGCGACTGATGCAGAAGCGGATTCGCGTGCAGGGAACCGTCCTGCGGGCGCGGCCCATCGAGCAGAAGGCGGAGGTCGTCCGCGCCTTCGAACGGGAGGTGCTGCCGGCGCTGGCTAGTGGACGGGTCCGGCCGGTCATCGACCAGATTTTCCCGGCCGAGCAGGTGAGGTCGGCATTCGACCGTCTTGAGGGCAAGGGCAAGGTCGGCAAGGTCCTGTTGGATTTCGGCGTTTGA
- a CDS encoding NAD(P)-dependent oxidoreductase, with protein sequence MATVAVIGLGGMGSRMAGRLLDAGHDLVVWNRTRQRADDLVARGAVAADSPAQAARHADLVITMLSDPAALQEVAEGPQGILAGATASTTLVEMSTVGPAAVRRLAAMLPAGVDLLDAPVLGSVSEAEAGSLRIFVGGPEPLVQRWIPVLGALGSPMHVGPLGAGAAAKLVANSTLLGVLTVLGEALALADGLGLPRDMAFEVLSATPVGSQADRRRPAIESGQFPLRFALSLARKDAELVASAAESAGVELPVAAAAGQWVAAAQEAGLGDRDYSAVIAHIIDAARSA encoded by the coding sequence ATGGCCACGGTCGCAGTGATCGGTCTGGGTGGGATGGGTAGCCGGATGGCGGGCCGGTTGCTCGATGCCGGGCATGATCTCGTTGTCTGGAACCGCACCCGGCAGCGCGCCGACGATCTTGTGGCGCGTGGCGCGGTCGCTGCCGACAGCCCGGCGCAGGCTGCCCGGCACGCCGACCTGGTCATCACCATGCTGTCCGACCCGGCTGCGCTGCAAGAGGTGGCCGAGGGCCCGCAGGGCATCCTCGCCGGTGCCACCGCGTCGACGACGCTCGTTGAGATGTCCACGGTCGGGCCGGCCGCCGTGCGACGGTTGGCCGCGATGCTGCCGGCCGGTGTCGACCTGCTCGACGCGCCGGTGCTGGGCAGCGTCTCGGAGGCCGAGGCGGGTTCGCTACGGATCTTCGTCGGAGGGCCGGAGCCGCTTGTCCAACGGTGGATCCCGGTGTTGGGCGCGCTCGGCTCGCCGATGCACGTCGGACCGCTCGGCGCCGGCGCGGCGGCCAAACTGGTCGCCAATTCGACCCTCCTCGGGGTGCTCACTGTTCTCGGCGAGGCGCTCGCTCTCGCCGACGGGCTTGGTCTGCCGCGTGACATGGCGTTCGAGGTCTTGTCCGCGACTCCCGTCGGCTCGCAAGCCGATCGGCGGCGACCAGCGATCGAATCGGGGCAGTTCCCGCTCCGGTTCGCGCTGTCACTCGCCCGTAAGGACGCCGAGCTGGTCGCGTCGGCCGCCGAGTCGGCCGGCGTCGAACTGCCGGTCGCGGCGGCCGCCGGCCAGTGGGTCGCGGCAGCCCAGGAAGCCGGCCTCGGCGACCGGGACTACTCGGCCGTCATCGCGCACATCATCGACGCTGCCCGATCAGCCTGA
- a CDS encoding cupin domain-containing protein, with protein MSDGPTPVVRRDQGREFLALGAPVYRLVHPKTVGSVGVGVSLCVMQPGQEVRRHRHDYEEAYYVVRGTGLMYLEDHEPIRLEPGLSVYIAANRVHGQVNDGSETLEIVCSLSPPPIEGQVPEFVEEDQ; from the coding sequence TTGTCTGACGGACCAACCCCCGTCGTACGTCGTGATCAGGGACGAGAGTTCCTCGCGCTCGGTGCGCCGGTCTACCGACTGGTGCATCCGAAGACCGTGGGCTCCGTCGGGGTCGGCGTTTCGCTGTGCGTCATGCAGCCGGGCCAGGAGGTCCGCCGCCACCGGCACGACTACGAAGAGGCCTATTACGTGGTGCGCGGCACCGGCCTGATGTATCTCGAGGACCACGAGCCCATCCGCTTGGAGCCCGGGCTGTCCGTCTACATCGCGGCGAACCGCGTGCACGGACAGGTCAATGACGGTTCGGAGACGCTCGAGATCGTGTGCTCCCTGTCGCCTCCCCCGATCGAGGGACAGGTTCCGGAATTCGTGGAGGAGGACCAGTGA
- a CDS encoding nucleotidyltransferase family protein gives MRVAGLVLAAGGGRRFGMPKALVRHDGQLLVDRSVAVLRAAGCAPVVVVLGAAADDVRARADLDGVVVVDNPDWTTGMGSSLRAGLAALAETGAAATVVILVDMPGMTAAAVRRVAADAGRAELVMAGYDNGRSGHPVLLGRDHWAGVAALAVGDVGARPYLRAHTGAVRVVPCADVADDEDLDFAPHAWGAPE, from the coding sequence ATGAGGGTGGCCGGGCTTGTTCTCGCCGCCGGCGGCGGACGCCGCTTCGGCATGCCGAAGGCCCTCGTCCGCCACGACGGGCAGCTACTGGTCGATCGGTCGGTCGCCGTGCTTCGCGCGGCGGGCTGCGCCCCGGTGGTCGTGGTGCTCGGCGCGGCGGCCGATGACGTCCGGGCCCGGGCCGACCTCGACGGGGTCGTGGTCGTCGACAATCCTGACTGGACCACCGGCATGGGCTCGTCCCTGCGAGCCGGGCTGGCCGCGCTCGCGGAGACGGGCGCCGCCGCGACCGTGGTGATCCTGGTCGACATGCCGGGCATGACGGCCGCGGCGGTGCGGCGGGTCGCCGCCGACGCCGGCCGCGCGGAGCTGGTCATGGCCGGCTACGACAACGGCCGCTCCGGCCATCCGGTGCTGCTCGGACGTGACCACTGGGCGGGCGTGGCGGCTCTGGCCGTGGGCGACGTCGGCGCCCGGCCGTACCTGCGGGCGCACACCGGCGCCGTCCGGGTGGTGCCCTGCGCCGATGTGGCCGACGACGAGGACCTGGATTTCGCGCCCCATGCCTGGGGAGCCCCGGAGTAG
- a CDS encoding ABC transporter permease encodes MSLLRSRRRAPGLYLAVALAFLYLPIAVVVLFSFNSGSTLNLPIKGFSLRWYEAVLTDPTYTSALRNSLIVAVVCAVVTTVLGTLAAFGLTHVHPRLRPWLAVLFFAPITLPGLFLGLSLLAWFAKLDIELSLWTVAAAHVVYTFPYFLLVAQSVLDRIDPQYDELAADLGASSLLRFTRVTLPMTWPVLVAGGMLSFVLSFDEFFITFFVIGPQSTVPLVIYSAMRRAIDPSINAFATLLLLVTFLSGVVIAVLARAGRAARKGVKAS; translated from the coding sequence ATGAGTCTGCTGCGGAGCAGGCGGCGGGCGCCGGGTCTCTACCTGGCCGTCGCCCTGGCCTTCCTGTACCTGCCGATCGCGGTCGTCGTGCTGTTCTCGTTCAACTCGGGCAGCACCCTGAACCTCCCGATCAAGGGCTTCTCGCTGCGCTGGTACGAGGCGGTGCTGACCGACCCGACCTACACCTCCGCCCTGCGAAACAGCCTGATCGTGGCGGTAGTCTGCGCGGTCGTCACCACCGTTCTGGGCACGCTGGCGGCGTTCGGGCTGACCCACGTGCACCCCCGGCTACGCCCATGGCTCGCGGTGCTGTTCTTCGCGCCCATCACGCTGCCCGGCCTGTTTCTCGGGTTGTCGCTGCTGGCGTGGTTCGCCAAGCTCGACATCGAGCTCTCGCTCTGGACCGTGGCCGCCGCGCACGTGGTGTACACATTCCCGTACTTCCTGCTCGTCGCCCAGTCCGTGCTGGACCGGATCGACCCGCAGTACGACGAGTTGGCCGCCGACCTGGGGGCCTCGTCGCTGCTGAGGTTCACGAGGGTCACGCTGCCGATGACGTGGCCGGTGCTCGTCGCCGGCGGCATGCTCTCCTTCGTCCTGAGCTTCGACGAATTCTTCATCACCTTCTTCGTCATCGGCCCCCAGAGCACGGTGCCGCTCGTCATCTACTCAGCGATGCGTCGTGCGATCGACCCGTCGATCAATGCGTTCGCGACCCTCCTCCTGCTCGTCACCTTCCTGTCAGGCGTCGTGATCGCCGTCCTGGCACGTGCGGGCAGGGCTGCTCGAAAGGGAGTCAAGGCCTCGTGA
- a CDS encoding ABC transporter ATP-binding protein, whose product MNTVLSLTGISKSFGKIPILHGVDLEVHDGEILSLLGPSGCGKTTLLRIIGGFERPDRGRVVLAGKDITDVPPHRRPVNIVFQRYLLFPHLSVFDNVAFGLRIDKVGKQDIERRVREALELVGLEELADRRATQLSGGQSQRISLARALVKRPKVLLLDEPLSALDQKVRINMQAELRRIHRETGTTFVYVTHDQQEAMSLSNRVVVMNAGRIEQIGTPAEVYHRSATKFVSGFVGDANLMAVEVLDSAGDGAEVKVVETGQRLRLRQTLPQRNATLVVRPELLRLSTAADEGLSGTISDIAFLGSCVQFHVDLDGMTLRVQEPVGGTPLTHDVGDSVGVVLPDHPVHVLTD is encoded by the coding sequence GTGAATACCGTTCTCAGCCTGACTGGCATCAGCAAGAGCTTCGGCAAGATCCCGATCCTGCACGGCGTCGACCTTGAGGTCCACGACGGTGAGATCCTGTCGCTGTTGGGTCCGAGCGGGTGCGGCAAGACCACGCTGCTGCGCATCATCGGCGGGTTCGAACGACCGGACCGCGGCCGCGTGGTCCTGGCCGGCAAGGACATCACCGACGTGCCACCCCACCGCCGCCCGGTCAACATCGTCTTCCAGCGCTACCTGCTCTTTCCGCATCTGTCGGTCTTCGACAACGTCGCCTTCGGGCTGCGCATCGACAAGGTCGGCAAGCAGGACATCGAGCGACGCGTGCGGGAGGCGCTGGAGCTGGTCGGACTGGAGGAGCTTGCCGACCGGCGCGCGACGCAGCTCAGCGGCGGGCAGTCGCAGCGGATCAGCCTGGCCCGGGCGCTGGTGAAGCGCCCGAAGGTGCTGCTGCTCGACGAGCCGCTCTCGGCACTGGACCAGAAGGTCCGGATCAACATGCAGGCCGAGCTGCGGCGCATCCACCGAGAGACCGGCACGACCTTTGTCTATGTCACGCACGACCAGCAGGAGGCCATGTCGCTCTCCAACCGGGTCGTGGTGATGAACGCGGGCCGCATCGAGCAGATCGGCACGCCGGCGGAGGTCTACCACCGCTCGGCCACCAAGTTCGTCTCCGGTTTCGTCGGTGATGCGAACCTGATGGCTGTCGAGGTGCTCGACAGTGCGGGGGACGGCGCCGAGGTCAAGGTCGTCGAGACCGGGCAGCGCCTGCGGCTGCGGCAGACGCTGCCGCAGCGCAACGCGACCCTGGTGGTACGGCCCGAGCTCCTCCGGCTGTCGACGGCCGCCGACGAGGGCCTCTCCGGCACCATTTCGGACATCGCGTTCCTCGGATCCTGCGTTCAGTTCCACGTCGACCTGGACGGCATGACCCTGCGCGTACAGGAGCCGGTGGGCGGCACGCCCCTGACACACGACGTCGGCGACAGCGTCGGCGTCGTTCTGCCCGATCACCCCGTCCACGTCCTCACCGACTGA
- a CDS encoding ABC transporter substrate-binding protein yields MAEMPMNAQGLTRRGLLRRGGLLAALAVSAPTLLAACGDGGKSAAVPAVGDKVGGALNYLSWEGYDLTGSKKMMAWQGAKSVKVNPTYISTSDDILAKIKSGSSVGYDLITYYQAYGPLYSKKPLEIIEPLDLAHIPNAAKLFPFFREGDAAARFWNIDGKQWGIPMFWSATTLDYRTDRMPKPESWLDLLKPEFKGKIGWVPDATAAFTLGGRILGFDVPNYTQDQFKQIVDLLRRFRGQIKGFAPSFGDLTNQLVSGEVIASFAGWSTVGLWAGDKGAKVESIIPKEGTYTSCDAWAVPKTTRNRDTAYAWVNQALSPEVQAEAAVALGTAVTSPEAVKLLPAKQQKLYPYDNLEEFFTKAPVFGFPDKGRSGIVQHEEWLSEWSNIQGGA; encoded by the coding sequence ATGGCTGAGATGCCGATGAACGCGCAGGGTCTGACTCGCCGCGGTCTGCTGCGCCGGGGAGGGCTCCTCGCCGCCCTCGCCGTGTCCGCGCCGACCCTCCTGGCCGCCTGCGGCGACGGTGGGAAGTCCGCAGCGGTGCCCGCCGTGGGGGACAAGGTCGGTGGGGCGCTGAACTACCTGTCCTGGGAGGGATACGACCTCACCGGATCGAAGAAGATGATGGCGTGGCAGGGCGCGAAGAGCGTCAAGGTCAACCCCACCTACATCTCGACGAGCGACGACATCCTCGCGAAGATCAAGTCCGGCTCCAGCGTCGGCTACGACCTCATCACCTATTACCAGGCGTACGGACCCCTGTACTCCAAGAAGCCGTTGGAGATCATTGAGCCGCTCGACCTGGCTCACATCCCGAACGCCGCGAAGCTCTTCCCGTTCTTCCGCGAGGGCGACGCCGCGGCGAGGTTCTGGAACATCGACGGCAAGCAGTGGGGCATTCCGATGTTCTGGAGCGCCACCACGCTTGACTACCGCACCGACCGCATGCCGAAGCCCGAGTCGTGGCTCGACCTGCTGAAGCCCGAGTTCAAGGGCAAGATCGGATGGGTTCCCGACGCCACCGCCGCGTTCACCCTCGGCGGCCGGATCCTCGGCTTCGACGTCCCCAACTACACGCAGGACCAGTTCAAGCAGATCGTCGACCTGCTCCGCCGGTTCCGCGGGCAGATCAAGGGTTTCGCGCCCTCCTTCGGTGACCTCACCAACCAGCTGGTCAGCGGTGAGGTGATCGCCTCCTTCGCCGGCTGGTCGACGGTCGGGCTGTGGGCCGGGGACAAGGGCGCCAAGGTGGAAAGCATCATCCCGAAGGAGGGCACCTACACCTCCTGCGACGCGTGGGCGGTGCCCAAGACGACGCGCAACCGCGACACCGCGTACGCCTGGGTCAACCAGGCCCTCTCGCCGGAGGTGCAGGCGGAGGCCGCGGTGGCGCTCGGCACGGCCGTGACCTCGCCGGAGGCGGTCAAGCTGCTGCCGGCCAAGCAGCAGAAGCTCTACCCCTACGACAACCTCGAGGAGTTCTTCACCAAGGCCCCGGTCTTCGGCTTCCCGGACAAGGGGCGGTCGGGGATCGTGCAGCACGAGGAGTGGCTCAGCGAGTGGTCGAACATCCAGGGAGGCGCGTGA
- a CDS encoding ABC transporter permease, which yields MAVAVVPPPQADVADVAAAPPPAPARRRGWLLTLPAVVVLGFLLVAPFLVFTVYAFLQGGFYEVTGTFTLSNFTSAVGSDLTRRLTLNALGIGFVTAVLSLALGVPLAYAMRYRAGRLEYPLLALVVFSMFTSYLVRIYAWRVILGNDGLLTQLLGPVGLAPRDGSLLFSKPAVVAALVHIFVPYVALVAYAAFRNIPGDFLDLAADLGAGRVQRWRRVVLPLVAPAAASGFLYTFVLAASDYVTPQFLGGTDGNMVGLQISQQFTQFGNYPLGAATSIIVLLLFMLAYAVVTGFLRVLGLNSVVIKG from the coding sequence ATGGCTGTCGCCGTCGTACCGCCCCCTCAAGCGGACGTGGCGGACGTCGCCGCCGCACCGCCCCCCGCACCGGCTCGTCGGCGCGGGTGGCTGCTGACCCTGCCGGCGGTTGTCGTCCTGGGTTTCCTCCTGGTGGCGCCCTTCCTGGTGTTCACCGTCTACGCCTTCCTGCAGGGCGGGTTCTACGAGGTGACGGGCACCTTCACCCTGTCGAACTTCACCTCGGCGGTGGGGTCGGACCTGACCCGTCGGCTCACCCTGAACGCCCTCGGGATCGGGTTCGTCACCGCGGTGCTGAGTCTGGCGCTCGGGGTGCCGCTCGCCTACGCGATGCGCTACCGCGCCGGGCGCCTGGAGTACCCGCTGCTGGCGCTCGTCGTGTTCTCGATGTTCACCAGCTACCTCGTCCGGATCTACGCGTGGCGGGTGATCCTCGGCAACGACGGGCTGCTCACGCAGCTCCTCGGACCGGTCGGGCTGGCCCCGCGGGACGGATCACTGCTGTTCTCGAAGCCGGCCGTCGTCGCCGCGCTGGTGCACATCTTCGTGCCGTACGTCGCCCTCGTCGCCTACGCCGCGTTCCGCAACATCCCCGGCGACTTCCTCGACCTGGCCGCCGACCTCGGTGCCGGTCGGGTGCAGCGGTGGCGCCGGGTCGTCCTGCCGCTGGTGGCGCCGGCGGCGGCCTCCGGCTTCCTCTACACCTTCGTGCTGGCCGCGAGCGACTACGTCACTCCGCAGTTCCTCGGCGGAACGGACGGGAACATGGTGGGCCTGCAGATCTCGCAGCAGTTCACCCAGTTCGGCAACTACCCGCTCGGCGCGGCGACCTCGATCATCGTGCTGCTGCTGTTCATGCTCGCCTACGCCGTGGTGACCGGATTCCTGCGCGTGCTGGGCCTGAACTCCGTGGTGATCAAGGGATGA
- a CDS encoding IclR family transcriptional regulator, with protein sequence MPPVNVLSKADRVLELLADQGEMPIAGLIEALDEPRTSVYRLLESMQELGWVEPGGRRGHYRLGLKVFRLGAAVARRFDERQAALPVMERLHEETGETVFLCVRQGLEAVCIERIDGARVQILELRLGGRLPLHVGGAPRALLAFGGEALWDEYLFRAPLNTYTNKTLNTPELVRQSLMDDANAGIVISNQDVTLGIASIAAPVFNHTGKVSAALSLAGVAPVLLGDNRQRHESMVREAAAEVSRALGYSS encoded by the coding sequence ATGCCACCGGTGAATGTGCTCAGCAAGGCCGACCGGGTGCTGGAACTGCTCGCCGACCAGGGCGAGATGCCGATCGCCGGGCTCATCGAGGCGCTGGACGAGCCCCGGACGAGCGTGTACCGCCTCCTCGAGAGCATGCAGGAACTCGGGTGGGTGGAGCCAGGGGGGCGCCGGGGGCATTACCGGCTCGGGCTCAAGGTGTTCCGGCTGGGCGCGGCGGTTGCCCGCCGCTTCGACGAGCGTCAGGCGGCGCTGCCCGTCATGGAGCGGCTGCACGAGGAGACCGGCGAAACCGTTTTCCTGTGCGTGCGTCAGGGGCTCGAGGCGGTGTGCATCGAGCGCATCGACGGCGCGCGCGTCCAGATTCTCGAGCTCCGGCTCGGCGGCCGGCTGCCGTTGCACGTCGGTGGGGCACCTCGTGCCCTCCTCGCCTTCGGCGGCGAAGCCCTCTGGGACGAGTACCTGTTCCGCGCGCCGCTCAACACCTACACAAACAAGACCCTGAACACCCCCGAACTGGTGCGGCAGTCCCTGATGGACGACGCGAACGCGGGAATCGTCATCAGCAACCAGGACGTCACCCTCGGCATCGCGTCGATCGCCGCGCCCGTCTTCAACCACACCGGCAAGGTCAGCGCCGCGCTGTCACTGGCCGGCGTGGCTCCCGTACTGCTCGGTGACAACCGGCAGCGACACGAGTCGATGGTGCGGGAGGCGGCCGCGGAGGTCTCCCGCGCGCTCGGCTACTCCAGTTAG